A DNA window from Hevea brasiliensis isolate MT/VB/25A 57/8 chromosome 2, ASM3005281v1, whole genome shotgun sequence contains the following coding sequences:
- the LOC110652443 gene encoding calcium sensing receptor, chloroplastic translates to MALSSSFSSPTARLFLPPSPSATSPSKPSFFKPLLRPISVSLPTSTTISFLAVFTPSHEAKAFALSKDQIVSSLTDVEKTIDQVQEVGSGFLDTAQRVFGIVSDSLKPGVDAALPIVRQAGDQALKIASPAISEASKKAQEAIQSSGIDTQPVLSAAKTVADAAQRTTKVIEEVKPIASSTVETILSADPVVIVGGAGAIFIAYLLFPPTWSFISFSFRGYKGKLTPAQTLDLVSASNYVMIDIRSEKDKDKAGIPSLPSNAKNKMIAIPLEELPSKLRSLVRNVKKVEAEMAALKISYLKKINKGSNIVILDSYSDSAKTVARALTSLGFKNCWIVADGFSGSRGWLQSRLGTDSYNISFAEVLSPSRIIPAAGRRFGTTSIKLLPGSD, encoded by the exons ATGGCCCTGAGTTCATCTTTTTCTTCTCCCACTGCAAGACTTTTTCTTCCGCCTTCtccctcagctacttcaccttcCAAACCTTCTTTCTTTAAACCTCTCTTGAGACCCATCTCTGTTTCACTCCCAACTTCAACCACCATCTCTTTCTTGGCTGTCTTCACACCTTCTCATGAAGCCAAAGCTTTCGCTCTTTCCAAAGATCAGATTGTCTCCTCTCTCACTGAT GTGGAGAAGACAATTGATCAGGTTCAGGAAGTTGGTTCAGGTTTCTTGGACACTGCGCAACGTGTTTTTGGGATTGTTAGTGATTCTTTGAAGCCTGGCGTAGACGCAGCATTGCCAATTGTAAGGCAAGCTGGGGATCAAGCATTGAAGATTGCTTCTCCTGCAATTTCAGAGGCCTCAAAGAAAGCCCAAGAAGCAATTCAAAGCTCTGGCATTGACACACAACCAGTTCTTTCTGCTGCTAAG ACAGTGGCTGATGCTGCACAACGGACCACCAAGGTAATTGAAGAGGTGAAACCTATAGCTTCCTCAACTGTCGAAACCATTTTGTCAGCAGATCCTGTTGTGATTGTAGGAGGTGCTGGAGCAATTTTTATTGCATATCTGCTCTTTCCTCCCACATGGTCCTTCATCTCCTTCAGCTTCCGTGGTTACAAAG GCAAGCTTACTCCTGCTCAAACCCTTGATCTAGTGTCTGCAAGTAATTATGTTATGATCGACATTCGATCAGAGAAGGACAAGGACAAGGCTGGCATCCCCAGCCTTCCCTCAAATGCTAAGAACAAGATGATTGCAATTCC TTTGGAAGAGCTGCCAAGCAAGTTGAGAAGCCTTGTAAGAAATGTAAAGAAAGTAGAAGCTGAAATGGCTGCTTTGAAGATTTCATATCTTAAGAAAATCAACAAAGGCTCCAACATTGTTATCTTGGACTC GTACTCAGATTCAGCAAAAACAGTTGCCAGAGCACTGACAAGTCTTGGCTTTAAGAACTGCTGGATTGTAGCAGATGGATTTTCTGGAAGCAGAGGATGGTTACAGAGTCGATTAGGCACAGATTCATATAACATATCTTTTGCTGAGGTTCTCTCACCATCCCGAATAATTCCTGCAGCAGGTAGACGTTTTGGAACAACCAGCATCAAATTGCTTCCCGGATCTGATTAA